One window of the Chelonoidis abingdonii isolate Lonesome George chromosome 3, CheloAbing_2.0, whole genome shotgun sequence genome contains the following:
- the SLC35D3 gene encoding solute carrier family 35 member D3 — protein sequence MRLCQGRALGIGVAVAHGLFSGSLNILLKFLLSRYHFAFLTLLQCLSSAVAALSLALLRRLGLVALPPFGLSLARPFAAVAALSTLQSSLTLWALRGLSLPMYVVFKRCLPLATLLLGVLVLRNGGPSAGVLGAVLITTCGAALAGAGDLTGDPVGYVTGALAVLVHAAYLVLIQKTSADSDYGPLTAQYAIAVSATPFLIICSFASMDSINVWSFPGWKDPVMTCIFIACIFFGCAMNFTTLHCTYINSAVTTSFVGVVKSIATITVGMVAFNDVAPTKLFIAGIVVNTLGSVIYCVVKYIETRRQSNYEDLEKEAREEEEKGHAGGQPPFVMKEMSKEKGTEETAVKESATGDSQCVEDQKDSTEEIVQKEASTEEVNKSSLKEAYLGIWRLVRGTNYRKKDYLIENEELPTP from the exons ATGCGGCTGTGCCAGGGCCGCGCGCTGGGCATCGGGGTGGCGGTGGCCCACGGGCTCTTCTCGGGCTCGCTGAACATTCTGCTCAAGTTCCTCCTCAGCCGCTACCACTTCGCCTTCCTGACGCTGCTGCAGTGCCTGAGCAGCGCGGTGGCCGCCCTCAGCCTGGCGCTGCTGCGGCGCCTGGGGCTggtggccctgccccccttcgGGCTCAGCCTGGCGCGCCCCTTCGCGGCCGTGGCCGCGCTCTCCACGCTGCAGTCCAGCCTCACCCTGTGGGCGCTGCGCGGGCTCAGCCTGCCCATGTACGTGGTGTTCAAGCGCTGCCTGCCCCTGGCCACGCTGCTGCTGGGCGTCCTGGTGCTCCGGAACGGCGGCCCCTCGGCCGGGGTGCTGGGCGCCGTGCTCATCACCACCTGCGGGGCCGCGCTGGCAG gagctggtgacCTGACTGGTGACCCCGTAGGGTATGTgacaggagcactggctgtgctgGTACATGCTGCATATTTGGTGCTCATTCAAAAGACAAGTGCAGATAGTGACTATGGACCCCtgacagcccaatatgccattgctGTTTCAGCTACTCCTTTTCTCATTATCTGCTCCTTTGCCAGCATGGATTCCATCAACGTCTGGTCTTTCCCAGGCTGGAAGGACCCTGTCATGACATGCATCTTTATTGCTTGCATCTTCTTTGGCTGTGCCATGAACTTTACCACCCTTCACTGCACCTACATTAACTCAGCTGTGACCACCAGCTTTGTTGGGGTGGTGAAGAGCATAGCAACCATCACAGTGGGGATGGTAGCATTCAATGATGTGGCGCCCACAAAGTTGTTTATAGCAGGTATAGTGGTCAATACCTTGGGCTCTGTCATTTACTGTGTGGTCAAATACATTGAGACCAGACGGCAGAGCAACTATGAAGACCTGGAGAAAGAAgctagagaggaagaggagaagggacatgctggagGCCAACCACCATTTGTAATGAAGGAGATGTCCAAGGAGAAAGGGACTGAAGAGACAGCTGTAAAGGAATCAGCGACTGGGGACAGTCAGTGTGTAGAGGACCAGAAGGACAGCACTGAGGAGATTGTCCAAAAAGAAGCTAGCACTGAAGAAGTTAACAAGAGCTCATTAAAAGAGGCCTACCTTGGGATATGGAGGTTGGTTAGGGGGACTAATTATAGAAAGAAAGATTATTTAATAGAAAACGAGGAGTTACCAACGCCCTGA